The Micromonospora sp. Llam0 genome includes a window with the following:
- a CDS encoding replication-relaxation family protein, translating into MSSGTTQQLRASGGPSEQLLLLLNDHRVMTTDQLARATATPARTVLYRLEQLRTAGMVDYDRPGRHTGSAPHHWWLRPAGARLITGTAAADGRRPSAMFSAHAATITEVWLALRDHGPPAGLTMTGWATDRAGWQEWDGPTSAWGGTTTKRLTPDAVYEATLPDGRTTAAFVEIDLASMTQNQLRAKLDRYRAYTRDQAWQGRFPHCPPLLLFTTTAHRAVTFTRNAAKHLREEHNPSRYRRRPVTDGDLIAEHGRLIVAATGLVRDPARAVTAHAWNLTDPEAAETTLTAVLDERATVTAAAQPAYHREHAAELARQRSHTLHTLARHPQQLEPDLGPAAVDLLAYLFDRDHDPRNPFTPDLDTSSVLAALADWWRQQPDDPTTAKTLRTALTRAHHTAWSHQVHQLAHLTATGGDRPAWYTAATRLARPRLLTPTEHHRLDHAHTREQAQVDVWRDWQPPDRHYGTRLTYAQWRDEHVDRRWRALSWWQRHHTHRDTLTAAFDDERLTACARCALTLPTNDTDNCPGCHHHQRLPHTQRHSITPLADLITALLAKAADDPRPPASTEISTAPGRD; encoded by the coding sequence ATGTCGTCCGGAACCACCCAACAGTTGCGGGCCTCCGGCGGCCCCAGCGAACAACTCCTGCTCCTGCTCAACGACCACCGGGTCATGACCACCGACCAACTCGCCCGCGCCACTGCCACCCCGGCCCGCACCGTGCTGTACCGGCTCGAACAACTCCGCACCGCCGGCATGGTCGACTATGACCGGCCCGGCCGCCACACCGGCAGCGCACCCCACCACTGGTGGCTCCGCCCCGCCGGAGCACGCCTGATCACCGGCACCGCCGCCGCTGACGGCCGCCGACCGTCCGCGATGTTCTCCGCCCACGCCGCCACCATCACCGAGGTGTGGCTCGCCCTGCGCGACCACGGCCCGCCCGCCGGACTCACCATGACCGGCTGGGCGACCGACCGGGCCGGTTGGCAGGAATGGGACGGCCCCACCTCCGCTTGGGGCGGCACCACGACCAAGCGCCTCACCCCGGACGCCGTCTACGAAGCCACCCTGCCAGACGGCAGGACGACGGCGGCGTTCGTGGAGATCGACCTCGCCTCCATGACCCAAAACCAGCTCAGAGCCAAACTCGACCGCTACCGCGCCTACACCCGCGACCAGGCGTGGCAGGGTCGGTTCCCGCACTGCCCGCCCCTACTGCTGTTCACCACCACCGCCCACCGGGCCGTCACCTTTACCCGCAACGCCGCCAAACACCTCCGAGAAGAACACAACCCCAGCCGCTACCGTCGACGCCCTGTCACCGACGGCGATCTCATCGCCGAACACGGCCGGCTGATCGTCGCCGCGACCGGCCTCGTCCGCGACCCCGCCCGCGCCGTCACCGCCCACGCCTGGAACCTCACCGACCCCGAAGCCGCCGAAACCACCCTGACAGCGGTCCTCGACGAACGCGCCACCGTCACCGCCGCCGCCCAACCCGCCTACCACCGTGAACACGCCGCCGAACTCGCCCGCCAACGCTCCCACACCCTGCACACCCTGGCCCGCCACCCACAGCAACTCGAACCGGACCTCGGCCCCGCCGCCGTCGACCTGCTGGCCTACCTGTTCGACCGCGACCACGACCCCCGCAACCCGTTCACCCCCGACCTCGACACCAGCAGCGTTCTGGCCGCGCTCGCCGACTGGTGGCGACAGCAACCCGACGACCCGACCACCGCCAAGACGCTGCGCACCGCGCTCACCCGGGCGCACCACACCGCCTGGTCCCATCAGGTCCACCAACTCGCCCACCTCACCGCAACTGGAGGCGACCGGCCCGCCTGGTACACCGCCGCCACCCGCCTCGCGCGGCCCCGCCTGCTCACCCCCACCGAACACCACCGGCTCGACCACGCCCACACCCGTGAACAAGCCCAGGTCGACGTCTGGCGCGACTGGCAACCCCCCGACCGCCACTACGGCACCCGGCTCACCTACGCCCAGTGGCGTGACGAACACGTCGACCGGCGGTGGCGTGCACTGTCTTGGTGGCAACGCCACCACACCCACCGCGACACCCTCACCGCCGCCTTCGACGACGAACGCCTCACCGCCTGCGCCCGATGCGCCCTCACCCTGCCCACCAACGACACCGACAACTGCCCCGGCTGCCACCACCACCAACGCCTACCCCACACCCAACGACACTCGATCACCCCACTGGCCGACCTCATCACGGCACTACTCGCCAAGGCAGCCGACGACCCCAGGCCACCAGCCAGCACCGAAATCTCGACCGCGCCCGGTCGAGATTGA
- a CDS encoding IS630 family transposase, whose product MSRKDEKRIPRAELEQTRQIALRMAENGASVAQIAAALDCGRSTVFGWIAAYRDRGPEALAVRSGTGRPPKLSGIQEARLYALLKKNPQQLEFDFGLWTRKIVADLIEREFGVSLSLPSVGRLLHRMGMSPQRPLVRAYEQNPDLVRRWKEETYPAIKEEAAAQDAVIYWGDESGVRTDYHSGTTWAPVGKTPVVIGTGKRLSVNMISAISSKGAIHFSLFGGSMTAAKFIEFLKQLLHDVSGKIFLVVDGSSAHTAKKVATFLASEEVGNRLRLFILPPYSPELNPDEWVWKNVKHDQIGKKVVRSLGELMGAAENALQRLQETPQIVRAFFADPSLRYITE is encoded by the coding sequence GTGTCGAGGAAAGATGAAAAGCGGATTCCAAGGGCTGAGCTGGAACAGACTCGGCAGATCGCTTTGCGTATGGCCGAGAACGGAGCGAGCGTTGCGCAGATAGCGGCGGCGCTGGACTGTGGCCGGTCTACGGTGTTCGGATGGATTGCAGCTTACCGTGATCGCGGGCCCGAAGCCTTGGCCGTGAGATCGGGGACAGGTAGACCACCGAAACTCTCGGGAATTCAAGAAGCGCGACTGTATGCTCTTCTGAAGAAGAACCCGCAACAGCTGGAGTTTGACTTTGGGCTGTGGACCCGCAAGATCGTGGCCGACCTTATAGAGCGAGAATTCGGTGTGTCGCTATCCCTTCCCTCGGTTGGGCGGCTGCTACACCGAATGGGAATGTCTCCCCAGCGCCCGCTAGTGCGCGCCTACGAGCAGAACCCAGATCTAGTGCGCCGCTGGAAGGAGGAGACGTACCCCGCGATCAAGGAAGAAGCCGCAGCTCAGGACGCAGTGATCTACTGGGGAGACGAGTCCGGTGTACGAACTGACTACCATTCCGGAACCACTTGGGCTCCTGTCGGAAAAACCCCGGTCGTAATCGGCACTGGTAAGCGATTGTCAGTAAACATGATCTCAGCGATCAGCAGCAAGGGTGCGATCCACTTCTCTCTGTTCGGCGGCAGCATGACCGCAGCCAAGTTCATCGAGTTCCTAAAGCAGTTGTTGCACGACGTGTCCGGGAAGATTTTCCTCGTTGTCGATGGCTCCAGTGCCCATACGGCGAAAAAGGTGGCTACGTTCCTTGCCTCTGAGGAAGTGGGCAATCGACTGCGCCTCTTTATCCTTCCGCCGTACTCGCCGGAGCTCAACCCCGATGAGTGGGTGTGGAAGAACGTCAAGCATGACCAAATCGGAAAGAAGGTGGTGCGCAGCCTCGGCGAACTGATGGGCGCGGCGGAAAATGCTCTGCAGCGCCTCCAGGAAACCCCGCAGATCGTGCGCGCATTCTTCGCTGACCCGAGCCTACGCTACATCACCGAATAG
- a CDS encoding helix-turn-helix transcriptional regulator, whose amino-acid sequence MKRQVSYTWRLRNVMADHNMFTTTDLVPLLAERGITLSPSQVHRLVSGTPERLSLPVLAALCDIFDTTPADLIVTSAQNLAPRRLAAAGDSSTSPGHPDAIRPRRATLRPAP is encoded by the coding sequence ATGAAACGCCAGGTCAGCTACACGTGGCGGCTGCGCAACGTGATGGCCGACCACAACATGTTCACCACCACCGACCTGGTGCCGCTACTCGCCGAACGCGGCATCACCCTGTCCCCATCCCAGGTGCACCGACTGGTGTCCGGCACACCCGAACGGCTGTCCCTACCCGTGCTGGCCGCACTCTGCGACATCTTCGACACCACCCCCGCCGACCTCATCGTGACCAGCGCGCAGAACCTCGCACCGCGCCGACTCGCCGCCGCCGGCGACAGCAGCACCAGCCCCGGCCACCCGGACGCGATCCGGCCACGACGGGCAACCCTACGGCCGGCACCATGA
- a CDS encoding MarR family winged helix-turn-helix transcriptional regulator: protein MPRPGERTGPGPGPGPGTGPGRAAGGGDLGWALGVVFRAYVKSSSAVLHDLPGGPRGHQVLAAAVEATPESQISLARRLGIDKTVMTYLIDDLERAGLVERRANPDDRRHKTIVATDHGHQVWSATRDRLEQAEGHLLGPLQPTDREALRSLLFQLADQAQAVDPVVDTCQIVSDIATDGQPHEPADGPR, encoded by the coding sequence ATGCCTCGTCCCGGTGAACGCACGGGTCCGGGCCCGGGCCCGGGTCCGGGCACGGGCCCGGGCCGCGCCGCTGGCGGCGGCGATCTCGGCTGGGCGCTGGGCGTGGTCTTTCGGGCGTACGTCAAGAGCAGCAGCGCCGTGCTGCACGACCTGCCCGGCGGGCCGCGCGGGCATCAGGTGCTGGCGGCGGCGGTCGAGGCCACGCCGGAGAGTCAGATCTCGCTGGCCCGTCGGCTGGGCATCGACAAGACGGTGATGACCTATCTGATCGACGACCTGGAGCGCGCCGGGCTGGTCGAGCGACGGGCCAACCCGGACGACCGACGGCACAAGACCATCGTCGCGACCGACCACGGGCACCAGGTCTGGTCGGCGACCCGGGACCGACTGGAGCAGGCCGAGGGGCACCTGCTGGGGCCACTGCAGCCGACCGACCGCGAGGCGCTGCGGTCGCTGCTGTTCCAGCTGGCCGACCAGGCACAGGCCGTCGATCCGGTCGTCGACACCTGCCAGATCGTGTCCGACATCGCCACCGACGGCCAGCCGCACGAGCCAGCGGATGGTCCGCGCTAA
- a CDS encoding LLM class flavin-dependent oxidoreductase, producing MADYGHDLLFGTFITPVAEQADRALALAQLTEEAGLDLVTVQDHPYQARFLDTWTLLSVIAARTTRVRVAPNVANLPLRQPAMLARSAASLDLLSGGRVELGLGAGAFWDAIAAMGGGRLTPAESVQALEEGIEIIRSVWDADGGTVKVDGRHHRVWGVHPGPAPAHPIGIWLGAYKKRMLGVTGRLADGWLPSSPYASPEQLPAMNAAIDAAARQAGRDPAAVRRLYNISGTFGSGAGFLTGTPADWAEQLTGLTLDQGFSGYLLASDDPDMIRRFAAEVVPAVRDLVAAGRSAAAAGSVPVAPAPAAAGITPTPDDGVRLSAERVWDESTRPTAPPPDPTLTYSPAQRAAGQHLIDVHDHLREELRTVRDLIDQVAAGTMTAGGARAHINTMTMRQNNWTLGAYCESYCRVVTTHHTIEDIGMLPQLRRADPGLAPVVDRLSEEHHIIHDVLERVDRALVSLVSEPDRIGDVKAAVDLLTDTLLSHLSYEERELVEPLARFGVG from the coding sequence ATGGCTGACTACGGACACGACCTGCTGTTCGGCACCTTCATCACACCGGTCGCCGAGCAGGCCGACCGGGCCCTGGCGCTGGCCCAGTTGACTGAGGAGGCCGGGCTCGACCTGGTGACCGTGCAGGACCACCCGTACCAGGCCCGGTTCCTGGACACCTGGACCCTGCTGTCGGTGATCGCGGCCCGCACCACCCGGGTCCGGGTCGCGCCGAACGTCGCCAACCTGCCGCTGCGGCAGCCGGCGATGCTGGCCCGCAGCGCGGCCAGCCTCGACCTGCTCAGTGGCGGCCGGGTCGAGCTGGGCCTCGGGGCCGGTGCCTTCTGGGACGCGATCGCGGCGATGGGTGGCGGCCGGCTCACCCCGGCCGAGAGCGTCCAGGCACTCGAGGAGGGCATCGAGATCATTCGCTCGGTCTGGGACGCCGACGGCGGCACCGTCAAGGTCGACGGCCGCCACCACCGGGTATGGGGCGTGCATCCGGGTCCGGCGCCCGCCCACCCCATCGGCATCTGGCTGGGCGCGTACAAGAAGCGGATGCTCGGGGTCACCGGTCGACTCGCCGACGGTTGGCTGCCCAGCAGCCCGTACGCGTCGCCGGAGCAGCTACCCGCGATGAACGCGGCCATCGACGCGGCGGCCCGGCAGGCGGGGCGGGACCCGGCCGCGGTCCGCCGGCTCTACAACATCAGCGGTACGTTCGGCAGCGGTGCCGGATTCCTCACCGGTACGCCGGCCGACTGGGCCGAGCAGCTCACCGGACTGACCCTGGACCAGGGGTTCAGCGGCTACCTGCTGGCCAGCGACGACCCGGACATGATCCGCCGGTTCGCCGCCGAGGTGGTGCCGGCGGTCCGCGACCTGGTCGCCGCCGGCCGCAGTGCCGCAGCAGCGGGTTCGGTTCCCGTCGCCCCGGCCCCCGCAGCCGCCGGCATCACCCCCACCCCCGACGACGGGGTACGCCTCAGCGCTGAACGCGTCTGGGACGAGTCGACCCGGCCGACCGCCCCGCCACCCGACCCGACGCTGACCTACAGTCCCGCCCAGCGGGCCGCCGGGCAGCACCTGATCGACGTACACGATCATCTGCGCGAGGAGCTGCGGACCGTGCGCGACCTGATCGACCAGGTCGCAGCCGGCACCATGACCGCCGGCGGTGCCCGGGCGCACATCAACACGATGACCATGCGGCAGAACAACTGGACCCTCGGCGCCTACTGCGAGTCGTACTGCCGGGTGGTGACCACCCACCACACCATCGAGGACATCGGCATGCTGCCGCAGCTGCGCCGGGCCGACCCGGGGCTCGCGCCGGTGGTCGACCGGCTGTCGGAGGAGCACCACATCATCCACGACGTGCTGGAACGGGTCGATCGGGCGCTGGTCTCCCTGGTCAGCGAGCCGGACCGGATCGGCGACGTCAAGGCCGCCGTCGACCTGCTCACCGACACCCTGCTGTCCCACCTGTCCTACGAGGAACGTGAGCTGGTCGAGCCGCTCGCCCGGTTCGGTGTGGGGTGA
- a CDS encoding site-specific integrase: MRGSRVALSVTVKGAASLHLVSGVALLRPEESVFAAMLDGWRDQQVARNLSMLTIAARLRVIRAFADHAGGYPWQWLPQMVDEWSADLRSVRGLRRSTLRGYQEAVRLFCDYLTDPAYDWPAECQQRFGSHPVQVCHEWNTAVHVQEGEADPAKRAFTIAELQALFDYADEQVTRIRGAGRKGWLPAFRDATLLKIAYGYGLRRTETRMLDVADFGTNPYAAEFGEFGVCHVRHGKATKGSPPKRRSVLTVWPWTAEMLDQWTAEVRPLLANDGNPALWPSERADRIGLQQINSRLSTYRDALGLGPGLDFHSLRRSYVTHLIEAGWDPLFVQQQVGHEHSSTTAIYTCVSSDFRTRTLRRALDQTLHHALRPTGEIS, from the coding sequence ATGCGAGGCTCGCGCGTTGCACTCAGCGTGACGGTCAAGGGTGCCGCGAGTCTCCACCTGGTCTCCGGAGTGGCGTTGCTACGGCCCGAGGAGAGCGTGTTCGCGGCAATGCTCGACGGGTGGCGCGATCAGCAGGTCGCCCGGAACCTGTCGATGTTGACGATCGCGGCGCGGCTGCGGGTGATCCGGGCGTTCGCCGATCATGCCGGCGGCTACCCGTGGCAGTGGCTGCCGCAGATGGTCGACGAGTGGAGCGCGGATCTGCGGTCGGTACGCGGGCTGCGCCGGTCGACGCTACGGGGTTACCAGGAGGCCGTCCGGCTGTTCTGCGACTACCTGACCGACCCGGCCTACGACTGGCCGGCCGAGTGCCAGCAGCGGTTCGGCTCGCACCCGGTGCAGGTCTGCCACGAGTGGAACACCGCAGTCCATGTGCAGGAGGGCGAGGCCGACCCGGCGAAGCGGGCGTTCACGATCGCCGAGTTGCAGGCGTTGTTCGACTACGCCGACGAGCAGGTCACCCGCATCCGTGGCGCGGGCCGCAAGGGCTGGCTGCCGGCGTTTCGGGACGCGACGCTGCTGAAGATCGCCTACGGCTACGGGCTACGGCGTACCGAGACACGGATGCTGGACGTCGCCGACTTCGGCACCAACCCGTACGCGGCCGAGTTCGGCGAGTTCGGCGTCTGCCACGTACGCCACGGCAAGGCAACGAAAGGGTCACCGCCGAAGCGGCGCAGCGTGCTGACGGTCTGGCCGTGGACCGCCGAGATGCTGGACCAGTGGACGGCCGAGGTCCGCCCGTTACTCGCCAACGACGGCAACCCGGCGCTGTGGCCGTCCGAACGGGCCGACCGCATCGGCCTGCAGCAGATCAACAGCCGGCTGTCGACCTACCGGGACGCACTCGGGCTGGGACCGGGCCTGGACTTCCACTCGCTGCGCCGCTCCTACGTCACCCACCTGATCGAAGCCGGCTGGGACCCGCTGTTCGTGCAGCAGCAGGTCGGCCACGAACACTCCTCCACCACCGCCATCTACACCTGCGTCTCCTCCGACTTCCGCACCCGCACCCTGCGCCGAGCCCTGGACCAGACGCTGCACCACGCCCTGCGACCCACCGGAGAGATCTCATGA
- a CDS encoding SigE family RNA polymerase sigma factor, which translates to MTNGSHDKDAGFSEYVATHAEQVRFTAYLLCGDWHEAEDLAQTAFVRLYLAWERVDRTEPINAYVRKIVTRTYLNERRRLWRKLERLTSAPPEPTAESPPAPEQRMLIMRALSQLPRRQRAALVLRYWEDLSLIEAAEVLGCSVGTPKGR; encoded by the coding sequence TTGACGAACGGTTCGCATGACAAGGATGCCGGGTTCAGCGAATACGTCGCGACCCATGCGGAGCAGGTGCGCTTCACCGCGTACCTGCTCTGCGGCGACTGGCACGAGGCGGAAGACCTGGCGCAGACGGCGTTCGTTCGCCTGTACCTGGCGTGGGAACGCGTCGACCGGACGGAGCCCATCAACGCCTACGTACGGAAGATCGTCACGCGTACCTATCTGAACGAGCGGCGCAGGCTCTGGCGGAAACTGGAACGGCTGACCAGCGCGCCGCCGGAGCCAACGGCCGAGTCGCCGCCAGCTCCAGAGCAACGGATGCTGATCATGCGAGCGCTCTCCCAGCTGCCACGACGGCAACGGGCCGCATTGGTGCTGCGGTACTGGGAGGACCTGAGCCTGATCGAGGCCGCGGAGGTACTGGGCTGTTCGGTCGGCACTCCCAAGGGTCGTTAG
- a CDS encoding VWA domain-containing protein, which yields MTDGGADRCAGQDNSLLPFYLVVDVSVSMAMDGKLEAANEIVPALVDALARHPVVAARVRFGLIDFSDHAEVRLPLGDLLAPGLVAPVLTVRGGTCYESAFTATRDEIESDMARFAASGETSHRPTVWFVSDGRPTDSRSAWQAAFAELTSSSARPSVVACGVDEADPRIIRSLAHPATGSGRMASYLMVPGSDPARTIAGIAQVLIASVVRSGYRAVGDAGPVLPDGPDLPPGVQRLDPTGPG from the coding sequence ATGACGGACGGAGGAGCCGATCGATGCGCCGGTCAAGACAACAGCCTGCTGCCGTTCTATCTGGTCGTCGACGTCTCGGTTTCGATGGCGATGGACGGCAAGCTGGAGGCGGCGAACGAGATTGTGCCGGCGCTCGTCGACGCGCTGGCGCGGCACCCGGTCGTCGCGGCCCGGGTACGGTTCGGGCTGATCGACTTCTCCGACCACGCGGAGGTACGGCTTCCGCTCGGTGACCTGCTGGCTCCCGGGCTGGTTGCGCCGGTCCTCACCGTACGCGGCGGCACCTGCTACGAGTCGGCGTTCACGGCCACGCGGGACGAGATCGAGTCGGACATGGCACGGTTCGCGGCCAGCGGAGAGACCTCACACCGGCCGACCGTCTGGTTCGTCAGCGATGGCAGGCCCACCGACTCGCGGTCCGCCTGGCAGGCGGCGTTCGCCGAGCTGACCTCGTCCAGCGCCCGCCCGAGCGTCGTCGCATGCGGCGTGGACGAGGCGGATCCCCGGATCATCAGGTCGCTGGCCCATCCGGCGACCGGATCGGGACGGATGGCGTCGTACCTGATGGTGCCCGGCTCCGATCCGGCCCGGACGATCGCCGGGATCGCACAGGTGCTCATCGCCAGCGTCGTCAGGTCCGGCTACCGCGCGGTCGGCGACGCCGGACCGGTCCTGCCCGACGGGCCGGATCTGCCGCCCGGGGTGCAGCGGCTCGACCCGACCGGCCCCGGGTGA
- a CDS encoding recombinase family protein gives MAGGAEVRALRYQRASQDKKEQGKSVGDQGKINLAEITKRSWTDAGSFTDNHRSASRHATREREQFELLIERIRSGKGDVLVIWEISRRERDLAVYVKIRDMCTEVGLNFWLVGGVLFDLRDKNDRMMLGFQAVQAEWLADSIRDNVLRGVVGAAEAGRPHGKVTYGYRRIYDQRTKALVRQEPDTEIRTAVAADGTVTEYSHAGVVRDNFTKVAAGVPLITIEDELNAKGIPSPQGSTWRRGIIRKHVMNPAYIGKRVFRGEVIGDGIWPALVDEDLYWACVRLLEDPSRTTTRAGRAVHLLSYIVRCGVCGSPVSSHQVSRHGWEGRVYSCLRRRCAAVKAEFLDEYVQRVVVAWLSLPETGEMLSALSGGDEQAAHARAEAARLRAELEDWRKLGEEGEVSAIAYARAEKGLSAQIAEHEARAQEAGIPPVLRGMIGEHAARKWAELGDEVAVKREIIRTVADIKLLQAGKGTRQPFGAHRLEWAWRFGPEVEENAA, from the coding sequence TTGGCTGGCGGCGCGGAGGTGCGGGCGTTGCGGTACCAGCGGGCCAGTCAGGACAAGAAGGAACAGGGCAAGAGCGTCGGCGACCAGGGCAAGATCAACCTTGCCGAGATCACGAAGCGGTCGTGGACCGACGCAGGGTCGTTCACCGACAACCACCGGTCGGCGAGCCGGCACGCCACGAGGGAGCGCGAGCAGTTCGAGTTGTTGATCGAGCGGATCCGCTCGGGCAAGGGCGACGTGCTGGTGATCTGGGAGATCTCCCGGCGGGAACGTGACCTCGCGGTGTACGTGAAGATCCGGGACATGTGCACCGAGGTTGGCCTGAACTTCTGGCTCGTCGGTGGGGTGCTGTTCGACCTGCGGGACAAGAACGACCGGATGATGCTCGGCTTCCAGGCCGTGCAGGCGGAGTGGTTGGCCGACTCGATCCGCGACAACGTGTTGCGCGGCGTCGTCGGCGCGGCCGAGGCGGGCCGTCCGCATGGGAAGGTGACCTACGGCTATCGGCGGATCTACGACCAGCGGACGAAGGCGCTGGTGCGGCAGGAGCCGGACACCGAGATCCGCACGGCGGTGGCGGCGGATGGGACGGTGACCGAGTACAGCCACGCCGGGGTGGTGCGGGACAACTTCACGAAGGTGGCTGCCGGGGTTCCGCTGATCACGATCGAGGACGAGTTGAACGCCAAGGGCATCCCGTCCCCGCAGGGGTCGACGTGGCGGCGCGGGATCATCCGCAAGCACGTGATGAACCCGGCCTACATCGGTAAGCGGGTATTCCGCGGCGAGGTCATCGGGGACGGCATCTGGCCCGCGCTGGTGGACGAGGACCTCTACTGGGCGTGCGTCCGCCTGCTGGAGGACCCGTCCCGGACGACCACCCGTGCCGGACGGGCCGTCCACCTGCTGTCCTACATCGTCCGCTGCGGGGTGTGCGGCAGTCCGGTCTCGTCCCACCAGGTCAGCCGCCACGGTTGGGAGGGGCGGGTGTACTCCTGCCTGCGGAGGCGGTGCGCCGCTGTGAAAGCGGAGTTCCTGGACGAGTACGTCCAACGGGTCGTCGTGGCGTGGCTGTCGTTGCCGGAGACCGGAGAGATGCTGTCGGCCCTGTCCGGCGGGGACGAGCAGGCCGCGCACGCCCGCGCTGAGGCCGCCCGGCTGCGCGCGGAGTTGGAGGACTGGCGCAAGCTGGGTGAGGAAGGCGAGGTGTCCGCGATCGCCTACGCCCGCGCGGAGAAAGGGCTGTCGGCGCAGATCGCCGAGCACGAGGCACGGGCGCAGGAAGCCGGCATCCCGCCGGTGCTGCGCGGGATGATCGGGGAGCACGCCGCTCGGAAGTGGGCTGAGCTGGGTGATGAGGTTGCGGTGAAGCGGGAGATCATCCGTACCGTGGCTGATATCAAGCTGTTGCAGGCAGGTAAGGGCACCCGTCAGCCGTTCGGCGCTCACCGCCTCGAATGGGCGTGGCGGTTTGGCCCGGAGGTCGAGGAGAACGCGGCGTAG
- a CDS encoding GNAT family N-acetyltransferase gives MRLSIERADFADPELGVFLQAHLDELAPTAPAESRHALDLSGLRAPGVRLWVARTGGELVGTGALAEVGPAHEEIKSMRTDPRRRGQGIAARVLDHLIEDARRRGIRRISLETGSMDFFVPARTLYARAGFVACPPFGAYVDDPNSAFMTRELT, from the coding sequence ATGCGGCTGAGTATCGAGCGCGCCGACTTCGCTGATCCGGAGCTCGGCGTCTTCCTGCAGGCACATCTCGACGAGCTCGCGCCGACGGCACCTGCCGAGAGCCGACACGCGCTGGATCTTTCCGGGCTGCGGGCGCCGGGAGTCCGCCTGTGGGTCGCCCGGACAGGTGGCGAACTTGTGGGCACGGGTGCCCTGGCCGAGGTGGGGCCGGCGCACGAGGAGATCAAGAGCATGCGGACGGATCCACGACGACGCGGCCAGGGCATCGCCGCGCGCGTCCTCGACCACCTCATTGAGGACGCGCGACGACGCGGCATCCGCCGTATCTCGCTGGAGACCGGAAGCATGGACTTCTTCGTCCCGGCGAGGACGTTGTACGCGAGGGCGGGCTTCGTCGCTTGCCCACCCTTCGGCGCCTATGTCGATGATCCCAACAGCGCGTTCATGACCCGCGAGCTGACGTGA